The following are encoded in a window of Sutcliffiella horikoshii genomic DNA:
- a CDS encoding GNAT family N-acetyltransferase, with product MNNLSIQLRNAVIEDLPEIVSIYNSTIESRMVTADTSPVTVESRKEWFHKHNNDRPLKVVELDNQICAWISFQNFYGRPAYQATAEVSIYLSEETRGKGLGALLLEKAIKECPALQIENLLAFIFAHNVPSIRLFEKYGFEKWGYLPGVAELDSVKRDLVIMGRKIVE from the coding sequence ATGAATAACTTATCCATTCAATTAAGAAATGCTGTTATAGAAGACCTTCCCGAGATAGTTTCCATTTATAATTCCACCATTGAAAGCAGGATGGTGACGGCGGATACTTCTCCTGTCACAGTGGAGAGTAGAAAAGAATGGTTTCACAAACATAATAATGATAGACCATTAAAGGTAGTGGAACTTGATAATCAAATTTGTGCATGGATTAGTTTCCAGAACTTTTACGGTCGCCCGGCCTATCAGGCAACGGCGGAGGTAAGTATTTATCTTAGCGAAGAAACGAGAGGGAAGGGACTAGGAGCCTTATTATTAGAAAAAGCGATAAAAGAATGTCCAGCCCTTCAGATCGAGAATTTATTGGCATTTATTTTTGCACATAATGTACCAAGTATACGTTTGTTTGAAAAATATGGATTTGAAAAATGGGGATATCTTCCGGGTGTCGCAGAACTTGATTCTGTAAAAAGGGATTTGGTGATTATGGGGAGAAAAATAGTAGAGTAG
- the nagA gene encoding N-acetylglucosamine-6-phosphate deacetylase, which translates to MALQPNSYALLSMKIVTEEELIENGYMIIKEGKIADFGPLNEYTNNNNLPQIHLSEELYAAPGFIDLHIHGLNGADVMDASTDCIKNMANTLPKEGTTSFLATTITQEKSELVKALQNVNSFIPFQNQSDVGSEVLGVHLEGPFINEKRAGAQPPAFILEPSVETFRHFQSESGNHIKLVTLAPEEKNGLELVKHLSDTGVIASIGHSDALYAEVVKAIEAGAEHITHFFNGMRGSHHREPGVAGAGLAHPELYLEMIADGIHVHPAMVKATFLAKGVDHILLITDSMRAKWLDDGEYELGGQKVIVENNTALLEDGTLAGSVLKMNDAIRNMKKFTDCTMQEAIQMATANPAKRLHVWDRKGSISIGKDADIVILDEEMQVKMTFCKGILSYKGE; encoded by the coding sequence ATGGCTTTGCAACCAAATAGCTACGCCCTCCTCTCTATGAAGATCGTGACAGAAGAGGAACTAATCGAAAATGGATATATGATTATAAAAGAGGGAAAGATCGCTGATTTTGGCCCTCTAAACGAATACACCAATAATAATAATCTGCCCCAAATACACTTATCGGAAGAGCTTTATGCCGCCCCAGGCTTTATTGACCTACACATCCACGGATTAAATGGGGCCGATGTTATGGATGCAAGTACGGATTGTATCAAAAATATGGCGAATACTCTACCAAAAGAGGGAACCACTAGTTTTTTAGCTACTACCATAACGCAAGAAAAATCGGAACTAGTAAAAGCATTACAAAATGTAAATTCCTTTATTCCTTTTCAAAATCAGAGTGATGTTGGAAGCGAAGTATTAGGAGTGCATCTTGAAGGACCTTTTATCAATGAAAAACGCGCTGGTGCTCAGCCACCTGCCTTTATTTTAGAACCATCTGTAGAAACATTTCGTCATTTCCAGTCCGAGTCTGGCAATCATATTAAATTGGTTACTCTCGCTCCTGAAGAAAAAAATGGTTTGGAGTTGGTCAAACACCTTTCCGATACGGGAGTAATCGCCTCCATCGGGCATTCCGATGCTTTATATGCAGAAGTAGTGAAAGCAATAGAAGCTGGTGCAGAGCATATTACTCATTTCTTTAATGGAATGCGCGGAAGTCATCACCGTGAACCAGGCGTCGCTGGTGCCGGCCTCGCCCACCCTGAACTCTATTTGGAAATGATTGCAGACGGCATACATGTTCATCCTGCCATGGTAAAAGCAACTTTTCTTGCTAAAGGCGTAGATCATATCCTATTGATAACCGATTCCATGAGAGCTAAATGGTTGGACGATGGAGAGTACGAGCTTGGTGGCCAGAAAGTGATAGTAGAGAATAACACCGCCCTTCTGGAAGATGGAACCCTTGCTGGAAGTGTACTAAAAATGAACGACGCTATTAGAAACATGAAGAAATTCACCGATTGTACGATGCAAGAAGCAATCCAAATGGCAACAGCCAATCCAGCCAAACGACTTCATGTATGGGATCGAAAAGGTAGCATTTCGATTGGCAAGGATGCAGACATTGTTATCTTAGATGAAGAAATGCAAGTGAAAATGACCTTCTGTAAAGGGATTCTGTCATATAAAGGAGAGTAA
- a CDS encoding threonine/serine exporter family protein, which translates to MLYLLSQLGFSFIAAAGFGVLFNAPRRALIHCGTVGMIGWIFYIILADAGVDPVVASFVGSFMVALVGHIMAKRFRMPMIIFSVAGIIPLVPGGLAYNTMRQIAENDYLAAIPLAAKAFMISGAIAMGLVFAEVIMQVVMNIIKRASNNVKREVS; encoded by the coding sequence ATGCTATATCTACTTTCACAGTTGGGATTCAGCTTTATTGCGGCTGCTGGTTTTGGGGTCCTATTTAATGCACCGAGAAGGGCTTTGATTCATTGCGGCACGGTTGGGATGATTGGTTGGATTTTTTACATAATATTGGCCGATGCGGGTGTGGACCCCGTGGTGGCTTCATTTGTCGGGTCTTTTATGGTGGCGCTTGTGGGTCATATAATGGCAAAGCGTTTCAGGATGCCGATGATTATTTTCAGTGTGGCAGGAATCATCCCGCTTGTACCGGGGGGATTGGCCTATAATACGATGCGGCAAATTGCGGAAAATGATTATCTAGCAGCCATTCCTTTGGCGGCAAAGGCATTTATGATATCAGGTGCCATCGCGATGGGGTTGGTGTTTGCTGAGGTAATTATGCAAGTAGTCATGAATATCATAAAGCGGGCTTCTAATAATGTTAAACGTGAGGTGAGTTAG
- a CDS encoding M2 family metallopeptidase, with protein sequence MMVEKFLEEQNEQFQKLLKKSTHAGWMAQTTGEKKWAEEAGKASSEFSLFYANEDRYNQVKSYLQDPELTMEQKRQLEILEYGMKENQLDKETIEEMSTMSSELNYLFNTYLPEVNGKKLSANDIRNILLNSTDSKEREEAWKASKEVGQVVSQKLLTLVKKRNEAARKLGYGNYYEMSFANQELDLEEVFSMFENLVDQSDTTYRRLKGELDNELTKKFGVSVEELRPWHYVDPFFQEAPANEQTNLDPYFKGQDLEKLTADTFDSMDMPIEGLYASSDLNPREGKNPTAFCMDMNREGDIRVLCNNVDNTYWMGTMLHEFGHAAYNKYVNRDLPYLLRSFAHILTTESIAMLFGKMTENREWLSKFLKLDDAKLDTLMPSLEKHEQLKMLISARWIITFVFFERKLYENPDQDLNALWWETVEKVQLLHPPEDRNNPDWAAKIHFTLAPVYYQNYLLGELTAAQLYQHIKNNVSEEFFSLKVGAFIRDEFLAPGATYHWNKKIEKVTGEPLNPEHFIKAYCDYQKVNN encoded by the coding sequence ATGATGGTTGAAAAGTTTTTAGAAGAACAAAATGAACAGTTTCAGAAACTATTAAAAAAATCCACTCATGCTGGATGGATGGCACAAACAACTGGAGAAAAGAAATGGGCGGAAGAAGCCGGTAAAGCTTCTAGTGAATTCAGCCTTTTTTATGCCAATGAGGATCGTTACAACCAGGTAAAGTCCTACTTGCAAGATCCTGAACTTACGATGGAACAGAAAAGACAGTTAGAAATTCTCGAATATGGAATGAAAGAAAATCAATTGGATAAGGAAACAATTGAAGAAATGTCTACTATGTCCTCAGAGCTGAACTACCTTTTTAATACGTACTTGCCTGAAGTAAATGGGAAAAAATTATCAGCCAATGATATCAGAAATATTTTGTTGAATAGTACCGACAGCAAAGAGCGGGAAGAGGCTTGGAAGGCAAGCAAAGAAGTGGGGCAAGTAGTGTCGCAAAAGCTATTGACGTTAGTAAAAAAACGAAACGAAGCAGCACGGAAGTTAGGCTATGGAAACTATTATGAAATGTCGTTTGCGAATCAGGAACTCGATTTGGAAGAAGTATTTTCTATGTTTGAAAATCTTGTAGACCAGTCGGACACCACCTATCGCAGGTTAAAAGGCGAATTAGATAACGAACTAACCAAAAAGTTCGGAGTGAGTGTGGAAGAATTACGACCTTGGCATTACGTCGATCCTTTCTTCCAGGAAGCTCCTGCAAACGAACAAACAAATCTTGATCCATATTTTAAAGGGCAAGATCTAGAAAAATTGACTGCAGATACATTCGATTCTATGGATATGCCAATTGAGGGTTTGTATGCATCATCCGATTTGAATCCGCGTGAAGGAAAGAATCCTACGGCGTTTTGCATGGATATGAACCGAGAGGGAGATATTCGTGTACTTTGCAATAACGTCGATAATACATATTGGATGGGAACCATGCTACATGAGTTTGGCCATGCAGCATACAACAAATATGTAAACCGTGATCTTCCCTATCTATTAAGAAGCTTCGCGCACATTTTAACAACAGAGTCCATTGCGATGTTATTTGGGAAAATGACGGAAAACAGAGAATGGCTTTCTAAATTCTTGAAGTTAGACGATGCGAAACTTGATACCTTAATGCCATCCCTTGAAAAGCATGAACAATTGAAAATGCTCATATCTGCAAGATGGATTATTACGTTTGTTTTCTTTGAAAGAAAGCTGTATGAAAATCCTGATCAGGACCTTAACGCTCTTTGGTGGGAAACAGTGGAAAAAGTTCAATTGCTTCATCCTCCAGAAGACCGAAACAATCCGGATTGGGCGGCAAAAATTCATTTTACTCTTGCTCCGGTTTATTATCAGAACTACTTGTTGGGTGAACTGACAGCTGCACAACTCTATCAACATATTAAAAACAACGTTTCTGAGGAGTTTTTCTCCCTTAAGGTCGGGGCGTTTATTCGCGATGAATTTTTGGCACCGGGAGCAACCTATCACTGGAATAAAAAAATTGAGAAAGTGACAGGAGAGCCTCTAAACCCAGAACACTTTATAAAGGCCTATTGCGACTACCAAAAAGTGAATAACTGA
- a CDS encoding DUF6241 domain-containing protein has translation MKSWFKSNKGKLLPFVAVFLLAGALITYYLYTSPFQGTGLTGSQGNQASSSTISTSRNISVEQDNPFDHKKNLNEVHVVNYIHWMSHQKVKAESKWTHYKMTPERIDWLLEKVKEADYKHEEVYVEILTKWQKGDFSTADIDHNRVWSLLNGTVGKATGVMTEEEEKDYLKNPNIKFK, from the coding sequence ATGAAAAGTTGGTTTAAATCGAACAAGGGCAAACTCCTTCCCTTTGTGGCTGTTTTTCTTTTGGCAGGTGCACTGATTACTTATTATTTGTACACGTCACCATTTCAGGGAACAGGACTTACAGGGAGTCAAGGGAATCAAGCTTCTTCTAGTACAATATCCACTTCAAGAAATATTTCAGTCGAACAAGATAATCCTTTTGATCATAAAAAGAATTTGAATGAGGTTCATGTTGTTAATTACATTCATTGGATGTCCCATCAAAAAGTTAAAGCGGAAAGCAAGTGGACACACTATAAGATGACGCCGGAAAGAATTGATTGGCTATTAGAGAAAGTAAAAGAAGCCGATTATAAACATGAAGAAGTGTATGTGGAAATTCTGACAAAATGGCAGAAAGGGGACTTTTCCACAGCTGACATAGATCATAATCGAGTGTGGTCGTTGCTTAATGGGACTGTTGGGAAAGCAACTGGCGTAATGACAGAAGAAGAAGAAAAAGATTACTTGAAAAATCCAAATATCAAGTTTAAATAA
- a CDS encoding pyridoxamine 5'-phosphate oxidase family protein: protein MPRKESELNEQLIDLLQGEKIVSLITTDKDTKKPNLSIVSWLVAHEDGKTIKFALGHKAESAFNIQENPNLILGVVGAGSCYSINGKGSVSEVIDKTMKYRVVTVEVESVEDVIFYGGKITQEPDYVKTYDEELAKKLDEEVYALLKS from the coding sequence ATGCCGAGAAAAGAGAGCGAGCTTAACGAGCAATTGATTGATTTATTGCAAGGGGAAAAAATCGTATCGTTAATCACAACTGACAAAGATACGAAAAAACCGAATTTAAGCATTGTATCATGGCTGGTTGCACATGAAGATGGTAAAACCATTAAATTTGCTTTAGGTCATAAAGCGGAGAGTGCGTTTAATATTCAAGAAAATCCTAATCTGATTTTAGGAGTTGTAGGTGCCGGAAGCTGTTATTCCATTAATGGTAAAGGTTCCGTATCCGAAGTTATTGATAAAACAATGAAGTATCGTGTGGTAACTGTTGAGGTTGAGTCTGTGGAAGATGTTATCTTCTATGGCGGAAAAATAACGCAGGAACCTGACTATGTGAAGACATATGACGAAGAACTTGCCAAAAAATTAGATGAAGAAGTCTATGCACTATTGAAAAGCTAA
- a CDS encoding CAP domain-containing protein, with translation MWKIAVKYQVGVSELIAANSTLKNPDLIYPGQEITIPEKGEGQTQEEQVAKLVNQERAKHGLKPLKLNWELSRVARYKSQDMIDKKYFSHTSPTYGSPFDMIRNFGISYRSAGENIAAGQQTPQEVMNAWMNSEGHRKNILSSQYTEIGVGYAKGGQYGHYWTQMFISR, from the coding sequence ATGTGGAAGATCGCGGTGAAATATCAGGTTGGGGTATCCGAACTGATCGCAGCGAATTCTACACTCAAGAACCCTGACCTAATCTATCCAGGTCAAGAAATTACTATTCCAGAAAAAGGAGAGGGGCAAACACAAGAAGAGCAGGTTGCTAAGTTAGTAAACCAGGAACGTGCTAAGCATGGTTTAAAGCCTTTGAAACTAAACTGGGAGTTATCCAGAGTTGCAAGATATAAATCTCAAGATATGATTGATAAAAAATATTTCAGCCACACGTCACCAACATATGGATCTCCATTCGATATGATTCGTAACTTTGGTATTTCTTACCGATCAGCAGGTGAAAACATTGCTGCTGGGCAACAAACACCACAAGAGGTCATGAATGCTTGGATGAACAGTGAAGGGCATCGTAAAAATATCTTATCCAGTCAATATACAGAAATTGGAGTGGGCTATGCCAAAGGCGGCCAATATGGTCATTACTGGACGCAAATGTTCATCTCCAGATAA
- a CDS encoding threonine/serine exporter family protein, with product MTKEMTERETEKILEVCLLAGRIMMEGGAETYRVEDTMTRIAASYGIKETHSFVTPTGIIVSLQGDNPTRLVRINSRTTDLEKVAQVNQISRKIAAGELSVQEAHQSLIQLEESHLLFPISYQILAAALVSGSFLIMFKGVWTDFLPAMIAGGLGYSGLLLIQHYTRVKFFAEFFASLIIGLVALAMVTIGFGMELDKIIIGSVMPLVPGLLITNAVRDLMVGHFVSGLSKGAEALFTAFAIGAGVAVVFL from the coding sequence GTGACAAAGGAAATGACAGAACGGGAAACGGAGAAAATTCTGGAAGTCTGCCTGCTTGCCGGAAGGATTATGATGGAAGGGGGAGCGGAGACGTACCGGGTGGAGGATACGATGACAAGAATTGCTGCATCATACGGTATAAAAGAAACGCACAGTTTCGTTACTCCTACCGGAATCATCGTTTCACTTCAAGGAGATAACCCTACACGGTTAGTCAGAATCAATTCTAGAACCACCGATTTAGAAAAGGTGGCACAAGTCAACCAAATCTCTCGAAAAATTGCAGCGGGTGAGCTATCTGTGCAAGAGGCCCATCAATCACTGATTCAATTAGAGGAGTCGCATCTTCTCTTTCCGATAAGCTACCAGATTCTCGCTGCGGCATTAGTCAGCGGCTCTTTTTTAATCATGTTCAAGGGTGTGTGGACGGATTTTCTACCCGCAATGATTGCCGGTGGTTTGGGGTATTCCGGATTATTACTGATACAACATTACACACGTGTTAAGTTTTTTGCAGAGTTTTTCGCATCATTGATCATTGGTCTTGTCGCTCTGGCGATGGTTACCATTGGATTTGGGATGGAGTTGGATAAAATTATCATTGGTTCTGTTATGCCATTGGTCCCTGGTCTCCTTATCACAAATGCTGTCCGAGACCTGATGGTGGGGCATTTCGTTTCAGGGTTATCGAAAGGAGCAGAGGCGCTTTTTACAGCTTTTGCTATCGGAGCAGGTGTGGCGGTTGTATTCCTCTGA
- a CDS encoding D-alanyl-D-alanine carboxypeptidase family protein — protein MIKKLQLCVIIPLLVMVFGNSITVHAEGPGDLFSESVILIDSKSGNTLYEKDSKREMYPASITKIVTAIIAIEEGNLQDIVTVSENARDQDGTRVYLLEGEKVTLKKLVQGLLINSGNDAGTAIAEHLDGSEKAFAKRMNTFVKEKVGVKNTNFTNPHGLYHPDHVTTAQDMAKIAQYAMKNETFREIVGTKEMEWIGEGWETTLFNHHRLLWDYEGTTGVKNGYVPESGHTLVTSAKRDGMDLIVVTMKAASKYYIYKDTMTLLDYGFANFITDEIKKGEMVTDASGREYMLAKNVHVAKRDEETINLRVNKDKDLVVKIGNREHLEENVLVEQERNDLTPAPTATSSDPANSSAVNGDAGTKSSLIPTIFIFISLLIFFFIMNVLQRRRRKKKMQQRYSDSIVYSRRSSYYR, from the coding sequence ATGATAAAAAAACTACAACTTTGTGTGATTATCCCATTACTTGTTATGGTTTTTGGGAATTCAATAACAGTACATGCAGAAGGTCCTGGGGACTTATTTAGTGAGTCCGTTATATTAATTGATTCTAAATCAGGTAATACTTTATATGAAAAAGATAGTAAGCGTGAGATGTATCCTGCAAGTATCACTAAAATTGTAACAGCAATCATTGCGATTGAAGAGGGGAACCTACAAGATATCGTAACCGTTAGTGAAAATGCGAGAGATCAGGACGGTACTAGGGTCTATTTACTTGAAGGTGAAAAGGTTACACTTAAGAAGTTGGTCCAAGGCTTGTTGATAAACTCTGGAAATGATGCAGGCACTGCTATTGCAGAACATCTTGATGGTAGCGAAAAAGCTTTTGCCAAGAGAATGAATACGTTTGTGAAAGAAAAGGTTGGTGTGAAAAATACTAATTTTACCAACCCACATGGTTTATATCATCCTGATCATGTAACAACTGCACAGGATATGGCAAAAATCGCCCAGTATGCAATGAAGAATGAAACATTTAGGGAGATTGTGGGAACAAAGGAAATGGAATGGATAGGTGAAGGGTGGGAGACCACGTTGTTTAACCATCACCGATTGTTATGGGACTATGAAGGGACAACTGGTGTGAAGAACGGGTATGTTCCGGAGTCAGGTCATACACTGGTCACTTCTGCGAAAAGGGATGGTATGGATCTTATTGTGGTTACCATGAAGGCTGCGTCTAAGTATTACATCTATAAAGATACGATGACCCTTTTGGATTATGGATTTGCCAATTTTATTACAGATGAAATCAAAAAAGGTGAAATGGTTACAGACGCTTCAGGTAGAGAGTACATGCTTGCGAAAAACGTGCATGTAGCGAAGCGGGATGAGGAAACGATTAACTTACGTGTAAACAAGGACAAGGATTTAGTTGTGAAAATTGGCAACCGGGAACACCTCGAAGAAAACGTGTTAGTCGAGCAAGAACGGAATGATTTGACACCTGCTCCCACTGCAACTTCATCAGATCCGGCTAATTCATCAGCAGTAAATGGAGATGCGGGAACCAAGAGCAGCTTGATACCAACCATTTTTATTTTCATCTCCCTATTAATCTTCTTTTTTATTATGAATGTGCTCCAAAGAAGAAGAAGGAAAAAGAAAATGCAACAACGTTACTCAGATTCTATCGTTTATTCTAGAAGAAGCAGTTATTATAGGTAG
- a CDS encoding GntR family transcriptional regulator, whose amino-acid sequence MIDKTSPIPIYYQLESYIKNQIEAGFILPGENIPSEREYAENYGISRMTVRQAINSLVNEGLLYRKKGSGTFVSEKKIEQPLQGLTSFTEDMQKRGMTPTSKLIHFEVIPANSFIANELKISEYAPVYEIKRIRLADGEPMALETNYLSANLVKGLTEEKVKASIYSYVEEKLGLRITHAEQMIESVRATDDHEKLLNIEKNHPMLYIQRNTFLHDGTPLELVRSVYRGDRYKFQIKMERN is encoded by the coding sequence ATGATTGATAAAACATCCCCTATTCCAATTTATTATCAATTGGAATCTTATATAAAAAACCAAATTGAAGCAGGATTCATTTTACCAGGTGAAAACATCCCTTCAGAAAGGGAATATGCCGAAAACTATGGTATCAGCCGTATGACTGTTAGACAGGCTATCAATTCCCTTGTTAATGAAGGACTTCTTTATAGAAAAAAAGGAAGCGGCACTTTTGTTTCGGAAAAAAAGATCGAGCAGCCCCTTCAAGGTTTGACAAGTTTTACAGAAGATATGCAAAAACGCGGCATGACCCCAACTAGTAAACTGATTCACTTTGAAGTCATTCCGGCAAACAGTTTTATCGCAAATGAATTGAAAATCAGTGAATATGCCCCTGTATATGAAATAAAGAGGATCCGCCTTGCCGACGGTGAACCAATGGCCCTTGAAACAAACTACCTTTCTGCGAACTTGGTAAAAGGCCTTACAGAAGAAAAGGTGAAAGCGTCTATTTATTCCTATGTAGAAGAGAAGCTGGGCCTGCGAATAACCCATGCCGAACAGATGATAGAATCAGTTAGGGCTACAGACGATCATGAAAAACTATTGAATATCGAGAAAAATCATCCGATGTTATATATTCAACGCAACACCTTTCTTCATGATGGAACCCCCCTTGAACTTGTTAGGTCCGTTTATAGAGGAGACCGTTATAAATTTCAGATTAAGATGGAGCGAAATTAG
- the nagB gene encoding glucosamine-6-phosphate deaminase: protein MDIITTPSYEALSKEAASYVSRKVQENPHIVLGLATGSTPTGMYEQLIKNHITLGTSYRNVTTFNLDEYVGMSKKNHNSYYAFMEKHLFQHIDIQNEFTFIPDGMSDPQKECGLYEEKLRKHGPIDLQILGLGANGHIGFNEPGTPFCSRTHVVELTDSTRKANSRFFKGIEDVPTHAITMGIDSIVNAKEILLLVSGAIKKEAFEKLLYGDISEDFPASILKKHPCVKILADQSALDTSSIIA from the coding sequence ATGGACATCATCACTACCCCTTCTTATGAAGCTTTAAGTAAGGAAGCGGCATCTTATGTTTCAAGAAAAGTCCAAGAAAATCCTCACATCGTACTCGGGCTCGCCACTGGAAGCACTCCTACCGGTATGTATGAACAATTGATTAAGAATCATATAACCCTGGGAACAAGCTACCGAAATGTAACCACATTTAATCTAGATGAGTATGTAGGGATGAGCAAGAAAAACCATAACAGCTACTATGCTTTTATGGAGAAACATCTTTTTCAGCATATAGACATCCAAAACGAATTTACTTTTATACCGGATGGGATGAGTGATCCACAAAAGGAATGTGGCCTATACGAGGAAAAATTAAGAAAGCATGGACCAATTGACCTTCAAATCTTGGGCTTAGGAGCTAACGGACATATCGGGTTTAACGAGCCTGGCACTCCATTTTGCAGCAGGACACATGTGGTGGAGCTGACTGACTCCACTCGCAAGGCTAATTCCCGTTTCTTCAAAGGTATAGAGGATGTTCCGACGCATGCCATCACAATGGGAATCGACTCGATTGTGAATGCCAAAGAAATACTTCTGCTTGTATCCGGAGCGATCAAAAAAGAAGCCTTTGAGAAACTGTTGTACGGCGATATTTCAGAAGACTTCCCTGCTTCTATTTTGAAGAAACACCCTTGTGTAAAAATCTTAGCAGACCAATCTGCACTTGACACTTCCAGCATTATTGCATGA
- a CDS encoding GNAT family N-acetyltransferase codes for MYQIKRLSECTLDQALEAWNKGFEGYFFDATMDVDRFAARLGQENISASLSIIAFDGETPIGLLLSGSKKIGNNHIAWNGGTGVAATHRKKGIGKLLVEKACEIYRAKGIHTSTLEAISKNDQAIALYDSKGYKIVDHVVHLSLETSVEFNDSLEYYPVITSAHDAQFLPIYRHDTPWQSQWWCMKDGLTLQLMGPDGETAAYAMFKRQYSPDGTLKAIVVTHCFINDEQKDPEKVLEALFFHLFPPTVASYQCTLAFFQTSNKNVYDYLIDKGFSTKVDQVWMKKPIAAGVDIG; via the coding sequence ATGTATCAAATTAAACGTTTGAGTGAGTGTACATTAGATCAAGCACTTGAAGCATGGAACAAGGGTTTTGAGGGGTATTTTTTTGATGCTACTATGGATGTGGACCGATTTGCTGCTAGATTGGGACAGGAAAATATATCTGCTTCTTTATCTATCATTGCATTTGATGGTGAGACTCCTATAGGACTCTTATTAAGTGGAAGCAAAAAGATAGGGAATAATCACATTGCCTGGAATGGCGGCACTGGGGTAGCTGCCACTCATCGCAAAAAAGGAATTGGGAAGCTATTGGTAGAAAAAGCTTGTGAGATTTATAGAGCAAAAGGGATCCATACATCAACATTGGAAGCGATCTCTAAAAATGACCAAGCAATTGCCTTATACGATTCTAAAGGATACAAGATTGTGGATCATGTGGTACACCTTTCCCTAGAAACTTCAGTGGAGTTTAACGATTCCTTGGAATATTATCCAGTAATCACATCGGCACATGATGCCCAGTTTTTACCCATCTATCGTCATGATACGCCATGGCAAAGTCAATGGTGGTGTATGAAAGATGGTTTAACGTTACAGCTGATGGGTCCTGACGGGGAGACTGCCGCTTACGCCATGTTCAAAAGGCAATATAGTCCTGACGGAACCTTGAAGGCGATCGTCGTCACTCACTGCTTTATAAATGATGAACAAAAAGACCCGGAAAAAGTATTGGAAGCTTTATTTTTTCATCTTTTCCCACCGACAGTAGCATCTTACCAGTGTACGTTAGCATTTTTTCAAACGTCCAATAAAAATGTGTATGACTATCTTATTGACAAAGGATTTTCGACGAAAGTGGACCAAGTTTGGATGAAGAAGCCAATAGCAGCAGGTGTGGATATCGGGTAA
- a CDS encoding GNAT family N-acetyltransferase produces the protein MLKPVPMLRTERLQLRSLTLRDSDVIFSYFSQPEMTRFYGMEPFQTKIEANKFIKDFIDDYTSLYRWGIVEKETNSLIGTCGFHAISEKHQRAEIGYEIDIPYWGKGYATEAIGALVHFGFEAMNFHRIGANVYPENVGSRKVLEKLGFTHEGLLRGYLYQGGTFHDANVFSILREDLGK, from the coding sequence ATGTTAAAGCCAGTACCAATGCTCAGAACCGAGCGACTTCAGTTAAGAAGTCTTACGTTAAGAGATTCAGATGTTATTTTTTCTTATTTTTCCCAACCGGAGATGACGAGATTTTATGGGATGGAGCCCTTCCAGACAAAAATAGAGGCAAATAAATTCATTAAAGATTTCATTGATGACTATACATCTCTTTATAGATGGGGAATCGTTGAAAAGGAAACGAATAGTCTTATAGGAACATGCGGTTTTCATGCAATATCGGAAAAACATCAACGTGCAGAAATAGGGTATGAAATAGATATTCCTTATTGGGGAAAAGGTTATGCAACAGAGGCTATTGGGGCATTGGTCCACTTTGGGTTCGAGGCGATGAATTTCCATCGAATTGGAGCCAATGTCTATCCTGAAAATGTCGGGTCGAGAAAGGTTTTGGAAAAATTAGGGTTTACTCATGAAGGCCTTTTGAGGGGATATTTATATCAAGGTGGAACATTTCATGATGCAAATGTCTTTTCCATACTTAGAGAAGACTTAGGTAAATAA